A window from Chrysemys picta bellii isolate R12L10 chromosome 2, ASM1138683v2, whole genome shotgun sequence encodes these proteins:
- the LOC101935599 gene encoding 1-aminocyclopropane-1-carboxylate synthase-like protein 1 produces MSSGGAGSNGRAAALSARGSRIAGGARGLLDKGFDLYIADPFDRDRNPRGILNLGTSENKLCYDLIQERLTRPDMNYLAPHLLQYSDTQGIESFREEIAKFLTEYAKAPKALNPEHIVVMSGCCAVFATLSTVLCDPGDGYLIPTPYYGGINSKTWLYGGIQPVHVPLFSEVTDEESHPFQLTVEKLETALQRAKEQGIRVRALILINPHNPLGDIYPAQLLKECLEFAHRYQLHVIIDEIYMLSVYDDTTFTSVLSLDCLPDPERTHFMWGFSKDFGMCGIRVGVLYTRSHEIRKAVNKLAVFHGCPGPVQYVLSQFLSDRDWLDNVYFPTNKKRLREAQNILVDGLTEIGIPVLKSSGGLYVWADFRKFLKSQTFEAEMELWWKFLDKKLLISPGKAFCCYEPGWFRMVFSDSVDKIYLGIQRLEQMLQTETAEPVANKKSAVEDELSNLEDETSVNHANTSLDEVSEAYSDMKKIVVY; encoded by the exons ATGAGCAGCGGCGGCGCAGGCAGCAATGGCCGGGCGGCGGCTCTCTCCGCCCGGGGCTCCCGCATCGCCGGCGGCGCCCGGGGCCTGCTGGACAAAGGCTTCGACTTGTACATCGCGGACCCCTTCGACCGGGACCGCAACCCGCGG GGCATTTTGAATTTGGGAACAAGTGAGAACAAACTTTGCTATGATTTAATACAGGAAAGA CTCACAAGACCTGACATGAACTATCTGGCACCTCACCTTTTGCAATATTCTGATACACAAGGCATTGAAAG CTTCAGAGAAGAAATTGCCAAATTTCTCACTGAGTATGCCAAAGCTCCAAAAGCACTGAATCCAGAGCAT ATAGTTGTTATGAGTGGCTGTTGTGCTGTCTTTGCTACCCTTTCAACTGTATTATGTGATCCTGGAG ATGGGTACCTTATTCCTACTCCATATTACGGTGGAATAAATTCAAAAACCTGGCTGTATGGTGGAATACAACCTGTCCATGTGCCCTTGTTTAGTGAG GTGACTGATGAAGAAAGTCATCCTTTTCAATTAACAGTTGAAAAATTAGAGACTGCCCTACAGAGAGCTAAAGAACAG ggCATCCGAGTCAGAGCATTAATCCTGATCAACCCTCACAATCCATTAGGGGACATTTACCCAGCACAGTTACTGAAAGAATGTCTAGAGTTTGCGCACAG ATATCAATTACATGTAATAATAGATGAAATATATATGCTGTCTGTGTACGATGATACCACCTTCACCAGTGTTCTTAGCTTAGATTG TTTACCAGATCCAGAACGGACACATTTTATGTGGGGCTTTAGCAAG GATTTTGGTATGTGTGGTATCAGAGTTGGAGTGTTGTACACCAGAAGTCATGAAATTCGGAAAGCCGTGAATAAACTGGCTGTTTTTCATGGATGTCCTGGGCCTGTTCAATATGTTCTGAGCCAGTTTCTTAGTGATAGAG ATTGGCTGGATAATGTGTATTTTCCTACCAACAAAAAAAGACTTAGAGAAGCACAAAATATTCTTGTGGACGGTCTCACAGAGATTGGAATACCTGTTCTCAAAAGTTCAGGAGGATTATACGTATGGGCAGACTTCAGAAAA TTCCTAAAATCACAGACATTTGAAGCTGAAATGGAGTTATGGTGGAAGTTCCTTGATAAAAAACTCCTCATTAGTCCTGGAAAAGCCTTTTGCTGTTATGAGCCTGGATGGTTTAGAATGGTCTTCTCAGACTCTGTAGATAAGATTTACTTGG GTATACAGAGACTTGAGCAAATGCTGCAAACTGAAACTGCTGAACCAGTTGCAAACAAAAAATCTGCTGTAGAAGATGAGTTATCTAATTTAGAAGACGAAACTTCAGTGAATCACGCAAATACATCATTAGATGAAGTTTCAGAAGCATACTCAgatatgaaaaaaattgttgtctATTAA